The DNA window CGATAATGTTGTCTCCACAATCCTGATTGGGAGTAAACGCCGGTTTATGTTTTCCTCTGAGTCTCGATGCAACAAAAGCGCAAAGACGGCCCAGGGTTTTACCTTCCGCATCGACTACATACCAATTTTTCTCTATTTCTTCTTTTTTTAATACAGGTGTTTTATGTATTGGAGCTACTGTTGTCATGAATATACAAATTTCCTCTAGGGAACCATCATTAAAAGGTAATAAATATAGTCAAGAGAAATCAAGATGAAAGAAGAAAATATAATCAAAAACTTCTTTCCTGAGGGACAATTTCCGCAGGATGATTGTTTTTTCTGGAAGAATCAATTCTTAATCACAACGGATACAATGGCTGAAGGAACCCATTTTTTACATGAATGGAGTTCACCGGAACAATTAGCTATTAAATTAATCGAGGTAAATATCTCGGATATTGCCGCGAGCGGTGGAAGTCCGGAACTGGCATTTTTAAACCTCGGCCTTTCCAAAATTTCTGCTCGTTCGAACTGGATAAATGCTTTTTCAGAAGTCTTAAAAAGCGAGTTGAATCGGTATGAAATTCAACTGGCCGGTGGAGATACATTTTTTTCCCAAAAAACCTGCATCGGAATGACTCTAATTGGTAAGACCGAAAAACCAATTAATAGAGATGGAGGAAAAGAGGGGGATTTTTTATATTTGAGTGGAAAAACGGGCCTCTCCCTTCTCGGATACAGGATTTTGAAAGGAGAGATTTTTCCGATTTCCTCTGAACTCCGGAAACAAGCTGTAGAAAGGCACCTTTCTCCCAGAAGCAGACTAAGCTTATCAAAAGAGTTGCTTCGAGAAATACCGATTCACGCCATGATGGATGTTACAGATGGAATCATACAGGATGCGAGCAGGCTGGCACTGGCTTCCGGGCTTCAAATTGAAATTCAAATCGAAAATCTACCTTTTGAACAGGAACTTCAAAGAGTTTTGACTTATGATGATCTTCTCTCTTCCGGGGAGGAGTTGGAATTGCTTTTTTTGTCTCCTGCGGAAATATCAAAGGAGGAATTTCCTGAGATTCAAAAAATTGGATATGCAAAAAGTGGAAAAATCGGTCTAAGTTTTTATTTGAATGAAAAAGAATACAGGCCCAAGCAGCATGGGTTTTTGCATTTTTCTGTGGAATGAAGGAGCTTTAATGAAAATACTTTTAAAACTATTTATGTTCAGTCTTTTGTGGACACTTACTTTCTGTGCAAAAAAAGATAATAAAACGGATGAAGAAAAGTTGCTGGCTTATTTTGTATCTAGCATAAGTCAGGAAGTAAATCATAAACTTTTTAAATACCAGGCCGGAACACCCGGTGTATCGGCTGAAAGTCAATTTTTACTGGCAGGTACTCAAAATAAAACCTCAAAGCTAAAAGTGATTTTTATTCATGGCTGGGACTTTACTGAGAAATCATCTGATCCACCTACTTCCGATTCAAAAAAAATTCAGAATATTAAGGATACCTGGGGAATCGCTTTTAAGATTTACGATGAAACGATTCTCAATCTGGCAAATCAGGGACAAGAATCAAGTTATGATGTATATGCTTTTACTTATAGAACAGCTGATTCTATTTTAGACAATGGAAAACGTCTCATAGATACTCTCAATGCCAATTTTGTGGCTTCTGATAAGGTGGTGATTGTGGCCCATTCTATGGGAGGATTGATTTCCAGGATAGCTTTATATCACGAAAATAATACTTCTGATGTGATAGATTATATTGTGAGTCTCGGAACGCCCTATTATGGTTCACCCTTTGCCAGTTCTGCCTATCAGAATAGTTCGGGAGTGTTAGGTGACTTATCCAGTTTTGCAACGAATTCACAGGGCGGAAAGGAACTGGGACATACCAATACAGGAAATGATACTTTTATTACAGATGCGGTGAATTTAAGCCTCGATTTGAGTAATGAAAAAACAGCTAAGGATAATCGCATTTATCCTTACGCCGGAAATTTGGGGCCACCTTTATCCTGTTCTATCGCAGAAGGAGGAGATATTTATGTAAATGGTTGCAAGGCTTTACAGTCGGGAAGTCCAACCTTTTTATTTTCCGATGGAATTGTGCCCATGTTTAGTGCCAGAATGGGAAATAAAGTTAGTTCTAACTATACTATCAAAGCGGGCTTTGATCATAAAATGTTATCTTTCAGACCGGAAAGTATTACCACAAGAGCTTTTTTTACTGAGGTAATTACAAAGGTGCTGGCCTTTACATTTTGAGGTTTGGCTGAAGGATTTATGTAACCAAATATGTCTTATCTGTTTTCTTAAATTCTTCCACTATCCCTGCACATTGAAGGCGACCCTCCGGAGGATCTCCTACGCTTTGCTATGGTTGTTGAGTCTGTCGAACCACACCAACCGCTGTGATTACCGGATATGAAAAACACTTGCCTTTTTTTAAGCAGGGATAGTCTAATAGAAAAGGGAAAAAAATGAGTATATATATTTTGATTGTTGGTTTAATTGGAATTGCCTGCTGGTTATTGGTGGGTATAAAAGTTGCTTCACGTTTGTTTGCAAGGGAATTTCGCAAAGAAATTAAAAATGAACGATGAGTTTTTGGATTCCTTATTATTCATTCTTGTAGTTTCAGCGGTGGGATTGATTCTATACTTATTTATTAATTTTTCAAATTATAAAGAATATGCAGAAATACTTATTTATCTAATTTCGTTTATAGGCTCTGTTTTGACAATTTATGAATATCTTTTTAAAAAGAAAAAATAATCTTATTGAATCTTTCAATGAATAATAAGCTCTGGCACTTAAACTTAAAATTTCCAAAGTAATAATTGACGAAAAATTTGGAAGAGAATATTTACGTCCGCTGTGTTTGCTCTCAATAAAGAATCATAAAATGAAAAACACTTGTTTTTTGCTTTGAGCTATGGTTAATTCTTCATATCAAAAAGTCTTTATACCTGATGAGTTTTGAAAAACCAAAAGCCCGATTATGAAATACAGCAAATACCTTTGAGTTTTAAAGTA is part of the Leptospiraceae bacterium genome and encodes:
- a CDS encoding alpha/beta hydrolase encodes the protein MKILLKLFMFSLLWTLTFCAKKDNKTDEEKLLAYFVSSISQEVNHKLFKYQAGTPGVSAESQFLLAGTQNKTSKLKVIFIHGWDFTEKSSDPPTSDSKKIQNIKDTWGIAFKIYDETILNLANQGQESSYDVYAFTYRTADSILDNGKRLIDTLNANFVASDKVVIVAHSMGGLISRIALYHENNTSDVIDYIVSLGTPYYGSPFASSAYQNSSGVLGDLSSFATNSQGGKELGHTNTGNDTFITDAVNLSLDLSNEKTAKDNRIYPYAGNLGPPLSCSIAEGGDIYVNGCKALQSGSPTFLFSDGIVPMFSARMGNKVSSNYTIKAGFDHKMLSFRPESITTRAFFTEVITKVLAFTF
- the thiL gene encoding thiamine-phosphate kinase, producing MKEENIIKNFFPEGQFPQDDCFFWKNQFLITTDTMAEGTHFLHEWSSPEQLAIKLIEVNISDIAASGGSPELAFLNLGLSKISARSNWINAFSEVLKSELNRYEIQLAGGDTFFSQKTCIGMTLIGKTEKPINRDGGKEGDFLYLSGKTGLSLLGYRILKGEIFPISSELRKQAVERHLSPRSRLSLSKELLREIPIHAMMDVTDGIIQDASRLALASGLQIEIQIENLPFEQELQRVLTYDDLLSSGEELELLFLSPAEISKEEFPEIQKIGYAKSGKIGLSFYLNEKEYRPKQHGFLHFSVE